ACCATGTTGGTGTCGGTCCACGAGACGTTGGCATCCGGCACGTCACGCAACGCCAGCGCCATGGCCTTGATGACCATATCGTTGACCGAGAGCTTGTAGACCGGCTTGCCATCTTTTTCGGGAGCGGCGGTATTGAGCTGGGCGCGAAGGGCAAGCAGGGCGTCCAATTCGCAATCCACGGAGACGTAGAAATGCGGAATGGTTTGCTTCGATTCCTGCAAGCGTTTGGCGATGGTCTTGCGCATGCCGTCATGCGGCACAAGCTCGTAGGAACCTTCGGCAAACAGCTTGAGCACGGCATCGTCAGACATGCCCTTGGCCAGCGCCGGAGCAGGTGCTGCGCCAGACGCCGCCGGAGCGGCGGCAGGCTTGGCACCACCGGTGCTGACGGCTTTTTCGACGTCGCTCTTCACCACCCGGCCCTTCGGACCGGTGCCGGAAATCGCCTTGAGATCAAGACCGGCTTCCTTGGCGAGACGACGGGCGAGCGGCGACGAGAATACCCGGTCACCGGAGGCGGCTGCCGGAGCCGCTGCCTGGGGGGCAGCAGCAGGAGCATCTGCCTTTGCAGCGGGGGCTTCAGCCTTCGGAGCTTCGGCCTTGGGTGCGTCAGCTTTTGCTGGAGCGGATGCACCGCCGCCAGCCGCAGCAGCCGACACATCCTCGCCCTCTGCGGCGAGAATGGCGATCAGCGCATTGACCTTGACGCCTTCGGTGCCAGCGGGAACGACGATCTTGGCAACGACGCCTTCATCGACCGCTTCCACTTCCATGGTTGCCTTGTCGGTTTCAATCTCGGCGATCACGTCGCCGGACTTGACGGTATCGCCTTCCTTGACCAGCCACTTGGCCAGATTGCCCTCTTCCATCGTGGGAGAGAGGGCCGGCATGGTGATATTGATCGGCATATGCCTCGCCTCCCCTTATTTGTAGCAGACGGATTTAACGGCCTGGACCACTTCGCCGACATTCGGCAGAGCGAGCTTTTCAAGGTTGGCCGCGTAAGGCATCGGCACGTCCTTGCCAGCCACGGTCAGAACAGGCGCATCGAGGTAATCGAAGGCTTCGCGCTGAATGCGGTTGGCAACGAAATCACCCACGGACGACTGCGGATACCCTTCTTCCACCACGACCAGACGACCGGTCTTCTTGACCGACTCGATTACCGTCGGCAGGTCCATCGGACGGATGGTGCGCAGGTCGATCAGTTCGACATCGATGCCAAGCTTGGTGAGCTCTTCCACCGCCTTGGTCGCATAGGTCATGCCAATGCTCCAGGACACGACGGTGACATCCTTGCCGGTCTTGTGAATCCGCGCCTTGCCAATCGGCAGCACGAAATCATCCAGCTTCGGCACATCAAAGCTGTGACCGTAGAGGATTTCGTTTTCGAGGAAGACCACCGGGTTCGGATCGCGGATCGCGGCTTTCAACAGGCCCTTGGCATCGGCTGCCGTGTAGGGCGAAATCACCTTCAGACCAGGGATCTGGCTATACCATGCGGCATAGTCCTGGCTGTGCTGGGCGCCAACGCGGGCCGCAGCGCCGTTCGGGCCACGGAACACGATGGGCGCGCCCATCTGACCACCGGACATATACAGCGTCTTGGCAGCCGAGTTGATGATCTGGTCAATCGCCTGCATGGCGAAGTTGAAGGTCATGAACTCAACGATTGGACGCAGTCCCGCCATGGCAGCACCCACGGCCACACCGGCAAAACCATGCTCGGTAATCGGGGTATCGACCACGCGACGGTCGCCGAATTCGGCAAGCAGGCCCTGGGTGATCTTGTAGGCACCCTGGTATTCCGCCACTTCCTCGCCGATGATGAATACATCGTCATTGGCGCGCATTTCTTCGGCCATGGCTTCACGCAGGGCTTCACGCACTGTCATCGACACCATTTCCGTTCCGGCCGGAATGGACGGATCGCTGGCAGCGCTGGAAATCGGCTGCGCCGGAACAGGCGCGGAAGCCGAACCAGTTTCTGTCGGCTTTTCTTCCTGCGGAACGGCAGGGGCTGCGGGTGCCGCTGCGCTTTCAGCCTTGGGAGCCGAAACGTCGGACGCGCTTTCGCCATCCTGCAACAGCACGGCAATCGGCGTGTTGACCTTGACATTCTGGGTTCCGGCTTCGATCAGCAGCTTGCCGATCACGCCTTCATCCACGGCTTCCACTTCCATGGTTGCCTTGTCGGTTTCGATTTCGGCGATCACGTCGCCGGACTTGACGCTATCGCCTTCGGCTTTCAGCCATTTGGACAGCGTGCCTTCCTCCATTGTCGGAGACAGGGCGGGCATGAGAATATTGACTGGCATGGGCTAACCCTCCCTCTCGCTTACAACAGGATGTCGGTGTAGAGCTCGGATGCATCCGGCTCTGGATCGGCTTGGGCGAAATCGGCGCTGTCGGCGACGATATCGCGCACGTCCTTGTCGATCAGCTTGAGATCGTCTTCGCTGGCCCAACCCTTTTCCAGAAGACGCAGCCGGACCTGTTCAATCGGGTCATGCTCGGAGCGCATTTTCTGCACTTCGTCCTTGGAGCGGTATTTGGCCGGGTCGGACATGGAGTGACCGCGGTAGCGATAGGTTTCCATTTCCAGGATGACCGGGCCCTTACCGGCGCGGCAATGCTCAACCGCCTGCACGGCAGCCGCCTTGACGGCGCGCACGTCCATGCCATCCACCTTGAAGCCGGGGATGTTGAAGGACACGCCGCGCTGGGAGAAATCCGTCTGCGCCGAGGCGCGGGCAACGGACGTACCCATGGCATAACGGTTGTTCTCGATCACATAGATGACCGGCAGGTTCCACAGGCGCGCCATGTTGAAGCTCTCATAGACCTGACCTTGGTTGGCCGCGCCATCGCCGAAATAGGCGAGAGAGACATTGTCATTGCCGCGATACTTGTTGGCGAAGGCCAGACCCGTGCCGAGCGAAACCTGGGCGCCGACGATGCCGTGACCACCGTAGAAATGCTTCTCCTTGGAGAACAT
The nucleotide sequence above comes from Agrobacterium vitis. Encoded proteins:
- the pdhA gene encoding pyruvate dehydrogenase (acetyl-transferring) E1 component subunit alpha; this translates as MAPRKNATASSRKPAAKPAKGDFAVGTIEEFDREKELKAYREMLLIRRFEEKAGQLYGMGFIGGFCHLYIGQEAVVVGMQMALKLGDQVITGYRDHGHMLACGMSARGVMAELTGRRGGLSKGKGGSMHMFSKEKHFYGGHGIVGAQVSLGTGLAFANKYRGNDNVSLAYFGDGAANQGQVYESFNMARLWNLPVIYVIENNRYAMGTSVARASAQTDFSQRGVSFNIPGFKVDGMDVRAVKAAAVQAVEHCRAGKGPVILEMETYRYRGHSMSDPAKYRSKDEVQKMRSEHDPIEQVRLRLLEKGWASEDDLKLIDKDVRDIVADSADFAQADPEPDASELYTDILL
- a CDS encoding pyruvate dehydrogenase complex E1 component subunit beta, giving the protein MPVNILMPALSPTMEEGTLSKWLKAEGDSVKSGDVIAEIETDKATMEVEAVDEGVIGKLLIEAGTQNVKVNTPIAVLLQDGESASDVSAPKAESAAAPAAPAVPQEEKPTETGSASAPVPAQPISSAASDPSIPAGTEMVSMTVREALREAMAEEMRANDDVFIIGEEVAEYQGAYKITQGLLAEFGDRRVVDTPITEHGFAGVAVGAAMAGLRPIVEFMTFNFAMQAIDQIINSAAKTLYMSGGQMGAPIVFRGPNGAAARVGAQHSQDYAAWYSQIPGLKVISPYTAADAKGLLKAAIRDPNPVVFLENEILYGHSFDVPKLDDFVLPIGKARIHKTGKDVTVVSWSIGMTYATKAVEELTKLGIDVELIDLRTIRPMDLPTVIESVKKTGRLVVVEEGYPQSSVGDFVANRIQREAFDYLDAPVLTVAGKDVPMPYAANLEKLALPNVGEVVQAVKSVCYK
- a CDS encoding pyruvate dehydrogenase complex dihydrolipoamide acetyltransferase produces the protein MPINITMPALSPTMEEGNLAKWLVKEGDTVKSGDVIAEIETDKATMEVEAVDEGVVAKIVVPAGTEGVKVNALIAILAAEGEDVSAAAAGGGASAPAKADAPKAEAPKAEAPAAKADAPAAAPQAAAPAAASGDRVFSSPLARRLAKEAGLDLKAISGTGPKGRVVKSDVEKAVSTGGAKPAAAPAASGAAPAPALAKGMSDDAVLKLFAEGSYELVPHDGMRKTIAKRLQESKQTIPHFYVSVDCELDALLALRAQLNTAAPEKDGKPVYKLSVNDMVIKAMALALRDVPDANVSWTDTNMVKHKHADVGVAVSIPGGLITPIIRQAELKSLSTISNEMKDLGARAKGRKLKPEEYQGGTTAVSNMGMMGVKNFAAVVNPPHATILAVGAGEERVVVKKGEMKIANVMTVTLSTDHRAVDGALGAELLGAFKRYIENPMGMLV